In Sphingobacteriaceae bacterium, the following are encoded in one genomic region:
- the lpdA gene encoding dihydrolipoyl dehydrogenase: protein MNYDIIIIGSGPGGYVTAIRASQLGYKVAVVEKESLGGICLNWGCIPTKALLKSAQVYEYLNHAKDYGISAENIKADFSGVVKRSRDVAEGMSKGVQFLMKKNKIEVIVGTAKVKPGKKVDVTGDDGKINTYSANHIIIATGARSRKLPNLPQDGKKIIGYREAMVLPKLPKTMIVVGSGAIGVEFAYFYATMGTKVTIVEFLPNIVPVEDEDVSKQLEKSLKKIGIEVMTDASVESVDTKSDTCKATVKTKNGNVTLEAEIVLSAVGIEANIQGIGLEETGIKTDKGKIVVDKFYATNVPGYYAIGDCVPGQALAHVASAEGITCVEKIKGLHVDPIDYNNIPGCTYSQPEIASVGFTEKKAKEAGYQIKVGKFPFTASGKAKAAGASDGFIKLIFDAKYGELLGAHMIGANVTEMIAECVALRKLETTGHELIKTVHPHPTMSEAIMEAAAAAYGEVIHL, encoded by the coding sequence ATGAATTACGATATTATTATTATAGGAAGTGGTCCGGGTGGTTACGTAACTGCCATTCGCGCATCGCAATTGGGATATAAAGTAGCTGTGGTAGAAAAAGAAAGTTTAGGCGGCATTTGTTTAAACTGGGGCTGTATTCCAACCAAAGCATTATTAAAAAGTGCTCAGGTATATGAGTATTTAAATCATGCCAAAGATTATGGCATCAGCGCTGAAAACATTAAAGCTGATTTTAGCGGAGTGGTAAAAAGAAGTAGAGATGTGGCCGAAGGTATGAGTAAGGGAGTTCAATTTTTAATGAAAAAAAATAAAATTGAAGTGATTGTTGGAACAGCCAAAGTTAAACCCGGTAAAAAAGTGGATGTAACCGGTGATGATGGAAAAATAAATACGTATTCAGCCAATCATATCATTATTGCAACGGGTGCACGTTCACGCAAGCTTCCAAATTTACCGCAGGACGGGAAAAAGATTATTGGTTACAGAGAAGCGATGGTTCTTCCAAAACTACCTAAAACAATGATTGTTGTAGGAAGTGGTGCAATTGGAGTGGAATTTGCTTACTTCTATGCAACCATGGGAACTAAAGTAACTATTGTTGAATTTTTACCAAACATTGTTCCGGTTGAAGACGAAGATGTAAGTAAACAATTAGAAAAGTCACTTAAAAAAATCGGAATTGAAGTAATGACCGATGCGTCGGTAGAATCTGTTGATACCAAATCAGACACTTGCAAAGCTACGGTTAAAACAAAAAACGGTAATGTAACCTTGGAAGCAGAAATTGTATTATCTGCTGTGGGTATTGAAGCGAATATTCAGGGAATTGGATTGGAAGAAACCGGAATAAAAACAGATAAAGGAAAAATTGTAGTAGATAAATTTTATGCCACCAATGTTCCGGGTTATTATGCAATAGGAGATTGTGTTCCGGGTCAGGCTTTAGCACATGTGGCCAGCGCCGAAGGAATTACTTGCGTTGAAAAAATTAAAGGCCTGCATGTGGATCCAATAGATTATAATAATATTCCGGGTTGTACCTATTCTCAACCTGAAATTGCCTCCGTTGGTTTCACCGAGAAAAAAGCTAAAGAGGCAGGTTATCAAATAAAAGTTGGTAAATTTCCTTTTACTGCATCCGGTAAAGCTAAAGCAGCCGGTGCAAGCGATGGTTTTATAAAATTAATTTTTGATGCAAAATACGGGGAGTTATTGGGCGCTCATATGATTGGGGCCAATGTTACCGAAATGATTGCAGAATGTGTTGCTTTAAGAAAATTAGAGACAACAGGTCATGAATTAATTAAGACCGTGCATCCACATCCAACCATGAGCGAGGCTATTATGGAAGCGGCCGCTGCAGCATACGGTGAGGTGATTCATTTGTAG
- a CDS encoding T9SS type A sorting domain-containing protein, translated as MKKSNLKSILLIFFISFFSIPLNAITVTVNNTNDAGVGSLREAIAITNTTVGNDYINFNLGVGGPFTITLLSALPALTDNAGVFINGWDNAGNPGTPNSIAIFSTSIATPLNPVYKIILGNGNNIPVGLTISSSNNLIQGLVLNDFGDGTPSANDMCISLAGSSNTIIGCYLGMADDGSTMGAKPYYGIYCTRANNLIGDGTNAGVNLISGMGGSGGVKIYFAGATATANIVRGNIIGLQSNGTSALTASSTGIYLLNPANSNTIGGTGAFDGNLISGNRGTGIVISSYSNVIQGNFIGPLSDGITGLVGTQQSNGMSNSGWYNLIGGSAAGARNVIAGNPNLGMDMSGRNNIIQGNYWGTNKLGTGRLIGVGGSGMAVNTGTGNLIGGPGPGEGNLISGASNMGIWVLNQATNVGNTIQQNTIGLAVGATASLTGGGNSTGILMSPGARGNIIGGNSANTRNIISGNTTGISMGGAYVNTITGNYIGPSGDGLTRVIGTNQTYGISMSNGSLNAIGNTGAGDGNVISGNTSYGIYMSAVSASLNTIVQNTIGPNPAASGTLTNATNQTGVYMSNAKDNVVGGSGGASTRNIISANSNGVVITGATATNNVVRGNYIGLAGDGINRIIGSTQSFGVQLNPPAFSNTIGGLQAGEGNVMSGNSVGGYYGIGNTVGNAYLGNIIGLQANGLNVVTGATQSRGMDIHGSGLLIGDIGGYGNIISGNTNIGIYNALATGSNNIIRANHIGPGINGLQVAGAVQATGIQLQQSVSNYTVGGYLGAVGQNPQGNRIAFNTGNGVNVTSTPAVGHMISRNLIYSNGVGATQFPINLNYGVNQGNNGKPAPDIVTYTTSIVTGSGAVTAGVGDTVEVFANTSGNCKDMSIYKGSTLADAVGNWTLTGITINPGESVLATARSLANNNTSQTSTCTVPLPVEVVAFSAFCMGNKVNVYWTTITELNSKIFRIERSVDGVNFERIGELAAAGHSTQKLNYTLVDEHPLKETVYYKLIQEDISGLIQEFILVYTNDCDAKSLTNFLFPNPANSNVNLVLPGFFGREVKIEIISVLGKVEKSIILFVETPLNEIDIADLSKGVYFVRLLSADRNEVLRLTID; from the coding sequence ATGAAAAAATCAAACCTTAAAAGTATCCTTCTGATATTTTTTATTTCGTTTTTTTCAATTCCACTAAATGCAATCACTGTAACAGTAAATAATACCAATGATGCCGGCGTGGGTTCATTGCGGGAAGCGATTGCCATTACAAATACAACTGTAGGTAACGATTATATTAATTTTAATTTAGGAGTTGGTGGTCCATTCACTATTACACTCTTATCCGCTTTGCCTGCCTTAACCGATAACGCAGGTGTTTTTATTAATGGTTGGGATAATGCCGGAAACCCCGGAACGCCAAATAGTATTGCAATCTTTAGTACAAGCATAGCTACACCATTGAATCCGGTTTATAAAATTATACTGGGTAACGGAAATAATATTCCCGTTGGTTTAACGATTTCAAGTTCTAATAATTTAATTCAGGGTTTGGTATTAAATGATTTTGGTGATGGAACTCCAAGTGCGAATGATATGTGTATTAGTTTGGCGGGCTCAAGTAATACCATAATTGGTTGTTATTTAGGTATGGCTGATGATGGGTCAACAATGGGGGCCAAACCATATTACGGCATCTATTGTACACGAGCTAATAATTTAATTGGTGATGGTACAAATGCAGGCGTAAACTTAATTTCGGGAATGGGAGGAAGTGGAGGTGTGAAAATTTATTTTGCCGGTGCAACTGCAACGGCCAATATTGTAAGAGGAAATATTATCGGCTTGCAATCAAACGGAACAAGTGCATTAACGGCTTCCTCAACGGGTATATACCTATTAAATCCTGCAAACTCCAACACCATTGGCGGAACAGGAGCTTTTGATGGAAATTTAATTTCAGGAAACAGAGGGACGGGAATTGTGATCAGTTCTTACTCCAATGTCATTCAAGGTAATTTTATTGGGCCATTGTCTGATGGTATTACAGGTTTGGTAGGTACGCAACAAAGTAATGGTATGAGTAATAGCGGTTGGTATAATCTTATTGGTGGTTCTGCCGCCGGGGCTCGAAATGTGATTGCCGGAAATCCGAATTTAGGGATGGATATGAGTGGTAGAAATAATATTATTCAAGGGAATTACTGGGGCACAAATAAGTTAGGTACAGGAAGATTAATTGGTGTTGGCGGTTCTGGAATGGCTGTAAATACAGGTACAGGTAATTTAATAGGGGGGCCCGGCCCCGGAGAAGGAAATCTAATTTCCGGAGCGAGTAATATGGGAATTTGGGTTTTAAATCAGGCAACTAATGTTGGCAACACTATTCAACAAAACACCATTGGATTAGCTGTGGGAGCAACTGCCTCACTTACCGGTGGAGGAAATAGTACAGGAATATTGATGTCTCCCGGTGCCAGAGGTAATATTATTGGTGGAAATTCAGCAAATACGCGTAATATAATTTCAGGGAATACAACCGGAATTTCAATGGGTGGCGCTTATGTGAACACCATTACGGGAAATTATATAGGTCCTTCCGGAGATGGTCTTACTCGTGTGATTGGTACCAATCAAACATATGGAATCAGCATGTCAAATGGTTCATTAAACGCAATCGGAAATACCGGTGCGGGAGATGGGAATGTGATTTCAGGTAACACATCTTATGGTATTTATATGTCGGCAGTATCTGCATCTTTAAACACCATTGTTCAAAATACCATTGGCCCTAATCCTGCAGCAAGCGGAACCTTAACAAATGCTACTAACCAAACCGGTGTTTACATGAGCAATGCTAAAGATAATGTTGTAGGTGGATCGGGTGGTGCATCAACAAGAAACATAATTTCTGCAAACAGTAATGGTGTAGTGATAACCGGTGCAACCGCTACTAATAACGTGGTTCGTGGAAATTACATTGGTTTGGCCGGAGATGGAATAAATAGAATTATAGGTAGTACGCAATCGTTTGGTGTGCAATTAAATCCTCCTGCATTTAGTAATACCATTGGTGGATTACAAGCCGGTGAAGGTAATGTAATGTCGGGGAATTCTGTTGGTGGTTATTATGGAATCGGAAATACAGTTGGGAATGCGTATTTAGGAAACATTATTGGCTTACAAGCTAATGGATTAAACGTAGTTACAGGAGCCACACAATCAAGAGGGATGGATATACATGGATCGGGTTTATTGATTGGCGATATTGGCGGGTATGGTAATATTATTTCCGGAAACACAAATATCGGAATTTATAATGCCTTGGCTACGGGTTCAAATAATATTATTCGTGCTAATCATATCGGACCCGGAATTAACGGTTTGCAGGTTGCCGGCGCTGTACAGGCAACAGGAATTCAATTGCAACAAAGTGTGAGTAATTATACGGTTGGCGGTTATTTGGGAGCTGTGGGTCAAAATCCCCAAGGTAACCGCATTGCTTTTAATACCGGAAATGGCGTAAATGTTACTTCAACTCCTGCAGTGGGGCACATGATTTCAAGAAATTTAATTTATTCCAACGGCGTAGGCGCAACTCAATTTCCAATCAATTTAAATTATGGAGTTAATCAAGGCAATAATGGTAAACCTGCTCCCGATATTGTTACGTATACAACCTCCATTGTTACAGGCAGTGGTGCTGTTACTGCAGGTGTTGGTGATACGGTAGAAGTGTTTGCCAATACAAGCGGAAATTGTAAAGACATGTCTATTTATAAGGGAAGTACATTAGCGGATGCGGTTGGAAACTGGACATTAACGGGTATCACTATTAATCCGGGCGAAAGTGTTTTGGCTACTGCACGCTCTCTAGCAAATAACAATACTTCTCAAACAAGTACTTGCACGGTGCCTTTGCCAGTAGAAGTGGTAGCTTTTTCCGCTTTTTGTATGGGAAATAAGGTGAATGTTTATTGGACCACCATCACTGAATTAAATAGTAAAATATTTAGAATAGAAAGATCAGTTGATGGAGTAAATTTTGAAAGAATAGGGGAGCTTGCTGCCGCCGGACACAGTACTCAAAAATTGAATTATACTTTAGTTGATGAGCATCCGCTTAAAGAAACCGTGTACTACAAATTAATTCAAGAGGATATTTCAGGTTTAATTCAGGAGTTTATTTTGGTTTATACCAATGATTGCGATGCTAAATCTTTAACAAATTTTCTTTTTCCTAATCCGGCTAACTCAAATGTGAATTTGGTTTTACCCGGGTTTTTTGGAAGAGAAGTTAAAATTGAAATAATTAGTGTGTTAGGTAAAGTTGAAAAATCAATAATATTATTTGTTGAAACTCCACTGAATGAAATTGATATTGCTGATTTGAGTAAGGGTGTTTATTTTGTTCGTCTGCTTTCTGCAGACCGAAATGAAGTTTTGCGCTTAACTATTGATTAA
- the ruvX gene encoding Holliday junction resolvase RuvX, translating into MGRILAIDYGSKRVGLAVSDPLRLIAGGLTTIHSKDVVEYLSAYFLKEQVDVIVVGEPKTLMNKKSDSARFIDPFVRHLEKKFPDKKIVRYDERFTSAIAQQTMLMGGVKKKDRQVKESVDLISAIIILQDYMSFTKE; encoded by the coding sequence ATGGGACGAATTTTAGCCATAGATTACGGAAGTAAAAGAGTGGGTTTGGCCGTAAGTGATCCCTTGCGATTAATTGCGGGTGGTTTAACTACCATACATAGTAAAGATGTGGTGGAATACCTCAGTGCTTATTTTTTAAAGGAACAAGTGGATGTGATTGTGGTGGGTGAACCTAAAACCTTAATGAATAAAAAAAGTGATAGCGCCCGTTTTATAGATCCCTTTGTTCGCCATCTCGAAAAAAAATTCCCCGATAAAAAAATTGTGCGTTACGATGAGCGTTTTACTTCGGCTATTGCACAACAAACTATGTTAATGGGCGGGGTGAAGAAAAAAGATAGGCAAGTAAAAGAAAGTGTAGATTTAATTAGTGCAATAATTATTTTGCAGGATTATATGAGTTTCACGAAAGAGTAA
- a CDS encoding T9SS type A sorting domain-containing protein, which translates to MAIFCLFVSTLIGQGIGFQWAKNFADTFSAESRSVKIDILGNIYTTGTFSGTADFDPGPGIFTLTANGIDAVFISKLDVNGNLIWARQFGGSVLNKGYDITIDASGNIFTTGTFQGNCDFDTGPGIFSVFSPSLNVFIHKLDPSGNFVWVRTFSGAGSGYGYGISTDMSGNIYTCGEFGGTYDFDTGPGTFTLSSNGGMSDLFLHKLDASGNFVWAGVSGSVNNDVAYALTNDISGNVYICGSHQGVTDFDFGLGVTSLTASGLADIFICKYNSSGALQFARQLGGSSWDEALSIFVDNVGNIFTTGVFSTICDFDPNPFSQYWLTSSGQTDAFVSKLDPNGNFIMARQLGGNSGDAGYSIKCDVSGNIYTTGRFSGTCDFDPGPGFLYLTSMGSTDIFINKLSPTGNLINSGKMGSIGVDTGYSLCLDGGGNTCITGSFDKICDFDPGAGTYTLSYTSPGKNFIMKLCSMNTPTITASGTTTFCQGGSVTLSSSPANSYSWSNGATTQSISTNQTGNYLVIVSNSVGCLASSNSISVLVNILPTISVNNGTICPATNFTILPTGANSYTYEGGSAVVSPTSNATYTVIGASLSGCLSSNIATVNVIVASSPTLSINSGTICSGSNFTLSASGAQSYTYPGGNPVVSPIFTSTFFVVGSSSLGCTSTGSTVIVVNPIPTISVNSGSLCLFQSYTLNALGANSYTWFNGSNSQNVIITPSVSGTYSVIGTSLNNCSGTGVSTIIVYSLPTINILSSHSQICLGETATLSAIGADNYSWSPGTIGNLQVVNPTLTTNYTVTGTSFYGCSSEKSFTLTVLICNSINNYNDINKTFLIYPNPAFDHIHLLNNSMKAENFECFDLMGHKIWSKQFENGDHYINLSDLTPGVYILKSNNGSNNFNKTIIKQP; encoded by the coding sequence TTGGCTATATTTTGTTTATTTGTTTCAACATTAATTGGACAGGGTATCGGTTTTCAATGGGCTAAGAATTTTGCAGATACTTTTAGCGCAGAAAGTAGATCAGTAAAAATTGATATTCTTGGAAACATATACACTACTGGTACATTTAGTGGTACCGCAGATTTCGATCCCGGTCCGGGAATTTTCACATTAACTGCGAACGGTATTGATGCAGTTTTTATCAGCAAATTGGATGTCAATGGTAATTTGATCTGGGCACGCCAGTTCGGCGGCTCTGTTCTGAATAAAGGATATGACATCACAATTGACGCATCAGGAAATATTTTCACTACTGGAACATTCCAGGGGAATTGCGATTTCGACACAGGACCCGGAATATTCAGCGTATTTAGCCCAAGTCTTAACGTATTTATTCATAAGCTAGATCCCTCCGGCAATTTTGTTTGGGTTAGAACTTTTTCAGGAGCTGGATCAGGTTATGGTTATGGTATTAGCACTGACATGAGCGGTAATATCTATACTTGCGGGGAGTTTGGAGGTACTTATGACTTTGATACAGGGCCCGGTACCTTCACACTATCCAGTAATGGAGGGATGTCCGATTTATTTCTGCACAAGCTTGATGCTTCAGGAAATTTTGTTTGGGCCGGCGTTTCCGGCTCTGTTAATAATGATGTTGCTTATGCCTTAACCAACGATATCAGTGGTAACGTATATATTTGCGGCTCACATCAGGGAGTAACCGATTTTGATTTTGGATTAGGTGTAACATCATTAACAGCTTCTGGTCTTGCCGACATTTTTATTTGCAAATACAATAGTTCTGGCGCTTTGCAATTTGCACGACAATTAGGCGGCAGTTCCTGGGATGAAGCATTATCAATTTTCGTTGATAACGTGGGTAACATTTTCACAACAGGTGTTTTCAGCACCATTTGCGACTTTGACCCTAACCCTTTCTCACAATATTGGCTTACCAGTTCTGGGCAAACAGATGCTTTTGTCAGTAAGCTGGATCCTAATGGCAATTTTATTATGGCAAGGCAATTAGGTGGCAACAGTGGTGATGCCGGATATTCGATAAAGTGCGATGTTTCTGGTAATATCTATACTACCGGAAGGTTTTCTGGTACTTGTGATTTTGATCCTGGTCCAGGATTCTTATATCTAACTTCAATGGGATCTACAGATATTTTCATAAATAAATTGTCACCAACGGGGAACCTGATCAACTCAGGAAAAATGGGTTCAATAGGTGTGGACACCGGATATTCTCTTTGTTTAGACGGAGGGGGAAATACTTGTATAACAGGATCATTTGATAAGATCTGTGACTTTGACCCCGGCGCAGGTACATACACCCTTTCATATACTTCGCCCGGAAAAAATTTCATCATGAAACTTTGTTCAATGAATACACCTACCATCACAGCAAGCGGAACAACAACTTTTTGTCAGGGAGGAAGTGTAACTTTATCAAGTTCTCCCGCCAACAGCTATTCTTGGAGCAACGGAGCTACTACACAAAGCATTTCAACTAATCAGACGGGCAATTATCTTGTTATTGTCTCAAATTCAGTTGGGTGTTTGGCATCAAGCAATTCTATATCCGTTCTAGTAAATATACTACCTACTATTTCGGTTAACAATGGGACTATATGTCCTGCAACTAATTTTACAATATTGCCGACAGGAGCAAATAGCTATACCTATGAAGGAGGAAGCGCGGTGGTTTCACCAACAAGCAATGCAACTTACACAGTAATCGGTGCTAGCTTATCCGGTTGTCTTTCGTCAAATATTGCAACGGTAAATGTGATTGTGGCCTCTTCACCTACTCTTTCTATTAATTCAGGAACGATTTGCAGCGGATCAAATTTTACTTTATCAGCTTCAGGTGCTCAATCGTATACCTATCCTGGAGGCAATCCTGTAGTAAGTCCAATATTTACTTCTACATTCTTTGTTGTTGGCAGTAGTTCATTAGGATGTACATCAACAGGTTCAACTGTGATTGTTGTTAACCCTATTCCGACAATTTCTGTAAATAGCGGATCGTTATGCTTATTTCAATCTTATACATTAAACGCTTTAGGTGCAAATTCTTATACTTGGTTTAATGGCAGCAATTCCCAAAACGTAATTATTACTCCTAGCGTCAGCGGAACTTATTCAGTTATTGGCACGAGTTTAAATAATTGTTCTGGAACAGGTGTTTCTACCATTATCGTTTACTCGTTACCCACTATTAATATTTTGAGTAGTCATTCACAAATTTGTTTAGGAGAAACAGCTACATTATCAGCAATTGGTGCTGATAATTATTCTTGGAGTCCAGGTACAATAGGCAATCTTCAAGTTGTGAATCCAACATTAACTACAAACTACACGGTAACCGGAACTTCATTTTATGGTTGTAGTAGCGAAAAAAGTTTTACTTTGACTGTGCTGATTTGTAATTCGATAAATAACTATAATGATATTAATAAAACATTTTTAATCTATCCAAATCCCGCTTTTGATCATATTCATCTTCTGAATAATAGCATGAAGGCTGAAAACTTTGAGTGTTTTGATTTAATGGGACATAAAATATGGAGCAAACAATTTGAAAATGGAGATCACTACATTAATCTTTCTGATTTGACTCCTGGTGTATATATATTAAAATCCAACAATGGTTCAAATAATTTCAATAAGACCATTATTAAACAACCTTAA
- a CDS encoding class I SAM-dependent rRNA methyltransferase: MTYPKITLHKGKETSPLRRHPWIFSGAMHKKEGEINEGSIVEIYSAQNAYLATGYFANGSIAIRILSFKQVEIDKTFWIEKISKAKLYRALLPIQNENTNVYRLFFGEGDGAPGLIIDNYNGHLVIQAHSYGIYLQRQTIAEALQEVFGSSLKSIYDKSAETLPKQFAPEAVNGFIVGAQEEVLVKENGHIFKIDFVNGQKTGFFIDQRENRKLLAKYSQGKTVLNTFSYTGGFSVYAAKNGATQVESIDISKTAIDLCNKNIELNNCKNHSSYAIDTFEFLKDKKDLYDIIVLDPPAFAKNRDSKHNAVQAYKRLNATALKLIKTNGLLFTFSCSGVVDKFLFYNTITASAIESGRNVKILHYLNQPADHPVIPFFPEGEYLKGMVLWVE; this comes from the coding sequence ATGACTTACCCAAAAATTACATTACATAAAGGCAAAGAAACTTCACCCTTGCGCAGGCATCCTTGGATTTTTTCAGGAGCTATGCATAAAAAAGAAGGAGAAATAAACGAAGGTAGTATTGTTGAAATTTATTCTGCACAAAATGCTTATTTAGCTACCGGTTATTTTGCTAACGGAAGCATTGCCATTCGCATTTTATCGTTTAAGCAAGTGGAGATTGATAAAACTTTTTGGATTGAAAAAATAAGTAAGGCCAAATTATACAGAGCGTTATTACCTATTCAAAATGAAAACACCAATGTGTATCGTTTATTTTTTGGTGAAGGCGATGGCGCCCCGGGCTTAATTATTGATAATTACAACGGTCATTTGGTTATTCAAGCACATTCCTACGGAATTTATTTACAAAGGCAAACCATTGCCGAAGCCTTACAAGAAGTATTCGGCTCATCCCTAAAAAGTATTTACGATAAAAGTGCCGAAACCTTACCCAAACAATTTGCACCGGAAGCCGTAAATGGTTTTATTGTGGGCGCGCAAGAAGAAGTGCTGGTGAAAGAAAACGGACATATTTTTAAAATTGATTTTGTAAACGGGCAAAAAACCGGATTTTTTATCGATCAAAGAGAAAACAGAAAGTTGCTCGCTAAATACAGTCAGGGAAAAACTGTATTAAATACTTTTTCTTATACCGGAGGTTTTTCGGTTTACGCAGCCAAAAACGGAGCCACGCAAGTTGAATCGATTGACATTAGTAAAACGGCCATTGACCTATGCAATAAAAATATTGAATTAAACAACTGTAAAAACCACAGCAGTTATGCCATTGATACTTTTGAGTTTTTAAAAGATAAAAAAGATTTGTACGATATTATAGTTTTAGATCCGCCGGCATTTGCAAAAAACCGAGACAGTAAGCACAACGCCGTGCAGGCTTACAAACGCCTGAATGCAACCGCATTAAAATTAATTAAAACTAACGGTTTACTATTTACCTTTAGTTGCAGTGGTGTAGTTGATAAATTTTTATTTTACAATACCATTACTGCTTCAGCCATTGAGTCTGGAAGAAATGTAAAAATATTGCATTACCTCAACCAACCGGCCGATCATCCGGTAATTCCCTTTTTCCCCGAAGGAGAATATTTAAAAGGAATGGTTTTGTGGGTGGAGTGA
- a CDS encoding MaoC family dehydratase: MLELNSTFVHEFSFSQEEVNQFAKVTGDNNPVHTDAAFAANTMFKRPIMHGMLGAALFSKVFGTLFPGEGTIYLKQSLSFLKPMYVDVVYEAVFTVKEVIKERNRATVETLIKDKSTGIVCTSGEATVMNMSKIK, from the coding sequence ATGTTAGAACTTAATTCAACCTTTGTACATGAATTCTCTTTTTCGCAGGAAGAGGTAAATCAATTTGCTAAAGTAACCGGTGATAATAATCCGGTGCACACGGATGCGGCATTTGCTGCAAATACTATGTTTAAACGACCAATTATGCATGGTATGTTGGGTGCAGCTTTGTTTAGTAAAGTATTTGGAACTTTATTTCCGGGTGAAGGAACAATTTATTTGAAGCAATCTTTAAGTTTTTTAAAACCCATGTATGTGGATGTAGTTTATGAAGCTGTATTTACTGTGAAGGAAGTGATAAAGGAAAGAAACCGGGCAACTGTAGAAACATTGATTAAAGATAAGTCAACAGGAATTGTTTGTACCAGCGGAGAAGCCACGGTTATGAATATGTCAAAAATAAAATAG
- the phbB gene encoding acetoacetyl-CoA reductase, whose amino-acid sequence MDKKSNKRVVLVTGATGGLGTAMCKKLHKDGYKVIGNYHTKTKADEWLIKMNKEGIHVDLFFGDVSDWNSTVDMIKEIEEKVGPVDILVNNAGITRDSRLINMKPEDWKAVISTNLDSVFNCTKNVIQGMIDRQFGRIINISSVNGQRGQFGQTNYSAAKAGMHGFTKSLAMEVAKYGVTVNTISPGYIGTDMVMAVPEKVLNQIVAQVPLGRLGGTQEVAHLVSFLASDETSFITGANYSINGGQHVY is encoded by the coding sequence ATGGATAAAAAATCGAATAAGCGTGTTGTTTTGGTTACCGGTGCCACCGGTGGTTTAGGAACTGCCATGTGTAAAAAATTACATAAGGATGGTTATAAAGTAATCGGTAATTATCACACTAAAACAAAAGCAGATGAGTGGTTGATAAAAATGAATAAAGAAGGGATTCACGTTGATTTGTTTTTTGGTGATGTTTCGGATTGGAATAGCACAGTAGACATGATTAAAGAAATTGAAGAAAAAGTTGGTCCGGTTGATATTTTGGTGAACAATGCCGGTATTACACGCGATAGTCGGTTAATTAATATGAAACCGGAAGATTGGAAAGCGGTAATTTCCACTAATCTGGATTCGGTTTTTAATTGCACTAAAAATGTAATTCAGGGAATGATTGATAGACAGTTCGGAAGAATTATCAATATTTCATCGGTGAATGGGCAACGCGGACAGTTTGGACAAACCAATTACAGTGCCGCAAAGGCAGGAATGCACGGATTTACCAAATCATTAGCTATGGAAGTTGCAAAATATGGTGTAACCGTAAATACCATTTCACCCGGCTATATTGGCACGGATATGGTAATGGCTGTACCCGAAAAAGTATTAAATCAAATTGTTGCACAGGTTCCTTTAGGCCGATTAGGCGGAACGCAAGAAGTAGCTCACCTGGTAAGTTTTTTAGCCAGTGATGAAACGAGTTTTATTACCGGAGCTAATTACAGCATAAACGGCGGACAGCACGTTTATTAA